Proteins encoded by one window of Lathyrus oleraceus cultivar Zhongwan6 chromosome 1, CAAS_Psat_ZW6_1.0, whole genome shotgun sequence:
- the LOC127087404 gene encoding uncharacterized protein LOC127087404, translating to FFFCAYNDQPYQPGYTAPPPRPNPEETTIEIGGGWTLSGSPLDLRDPRLLAIAEAERQFLDAEYDEYAASNASGAAFCRSAALILMALLLLRHALSVTDGDSSDDDPSNFFSLFLLRAAGFLLPCYIMAWAISILQRRRQRQEAAALAATQVAFVLNSCN from the exons TTTTTCTTCTGTGCATATAATGATCAGCCTTATCAACCTGGGTATACAGCCCCACCACCTCGCCCTAATCCTGAAGAAACCACTATTGAAATAGG AGGAGGCTGGACATTATCTGGCTCACCCTTGGACTTGCGTGATCCTCGCCTATTGGCAATTGCAGAGGCAGAGCGTCAATTCCTGGATGCTGAATATGATGAGTATGCTGCTTCTAATGCCAGTGGAGCTGCTTTTTGTCGCTCAGCTGCTCTAATT TTGATGGCCCTTTTACTTCTGCGGCATGCACTCTCTGTAACAGATGGTGATTCTTCTGATGATGATCCATCCAATTTTTTCTCT CTTTTCTTGCTTCGAGCTGCTGGATTTCTTTTACCTTGCTATATCATGGCTTGGGCAATCAGTATTCTGCAACGGAGGCGACAAAGACAA GAGGCAGCAGCACTAGCGGCAACCCAAGTTGCGTTTGTTCTAAATTCATGTAATTAA